In Clupea harengus chromosome 25, Ch_v2.0.2, whole genome shotgun sequence, one genomic interval encodes:
- the si:dkey-181m9.8 gene encoding uncharacterized protein si:dkey-181m9.8 isoform X3: MARVTAGQEYDTLAECNYCSPNEVLADVRSATATYTDLNLHVDFYCYPNNEKKKLVYLGGTIPVVYEGNVYNIPIRIWIHETHPKSPPKCSVCPSVFMVINAKSSFVDASGHVHLHCLNNWKIGWSSLSIVLEEMRAAFQRETPLFTAFPVGSVTLSTPPLPPLPGSADANASPYDSWPYSDSMSSQQNTSDLNRMSSSCAVQPDSNTLPKSSKSSQSLATREPVSVVRRSYTQELLDMGITFEEPVVRTHHPTNPFLSSASVPNITPSNVEDVDNLFKSLQLEKVVNIYQLGTKDTDINEAWERPGFGEQPHEVAGLLDDTHTVVIDHLPRGVSPSRMKNKLTIYFQRKHNGGGEVVDVTYPTAHPDQAYVTFRNRRDVRQVLRQPSRAIAVNEQQFPIQVPEGIVGEKAAMFKSLLTMEGHTFSPTDVLEAVQACRDLPSALKYLSHECPICQEQVCFSKIITMTHCSCAFCESCFKAYFSSVIKEKSIVHAVCPLCNHPDVRGAQCLEESVEYFSLLDTQIRHYLDPETYELFQRKLRDRALQEMPNFRWCAHCCFGLLHEAERLRMDCPSCGKSTCFKCKSAWAPQHEGLSCEKFKEWQLHNSPEYQNTRLEHLMSRNKIDCPKCKFRFYLSKGGCLHFKCTQCQHEFCGGCGRPFKLGSACGFSAECSAKGLHAHHPRDCLYHLRDWSVHRLQRLLQLHRVSLPLLIRHKHGAAGRDWRGVCGVLEHKESGATKDEPCGRPALQEDNGYCSFHYKECLVELVNQKHLDPALLFDIQEMVAELQRWRVRFPQQQPQESDQLYRERLRKILTETVGLSTGALGRSKRMEPSSSSPSISVRNPWSSPQASPARGLSEDSQLLLLLND, encoded by the exons ATGGCGCGAGTAACTGCGGGCCAGGAGTATGACACACTTGCTGAG TGCAACTATTGCTCCCCTAATGAGGTCCTGGCTGACGTTCGGAGTGCCACAGCCACTTACACAGACCTTAATCTCCACGTTGACTTTTACT GTTACCCTAATAATGAGAAGAAGAAGTTGGTTTACCTGGGCGGCACTATACCGGTTGTCTATGAAG gCAATGTGTACAACATCCCGATCCGTATATGGATCCACGAGACGCATCCCAAGAGTCCTCCCAagtgctctgtgtgtccctctgtcttCATGGTGATCAACGCCAAAAGCAGTTTCGTTGACGCAAGCGGCCACGTGCATCTTCACTGTCTGAACAATTGGAAAATC GGCTGGTCCAGCCTTTCCATAGTGCTGGAGGAGATGAGGGCAGCATTTCAAAGGGAAACCCCCCTCTTCACTGCATTTCCAGTGGGGTCTGTGACTCTGTCTACCCCTCCTCTGCCCCCGCTCCCTGGGTCAGCTGATGCCAACGCCTCCCCCTATGACAG CTGGCCTTACTCTGACAGTATGTcttcacaacaaaacacaagtgACCTAAACAGGATGTCCTCTTCGTGTGCAGTGCAGCCTGATAGCAATA CTCTACCCAAGAGTTCAAAATCCAGTCAGTCCCTAGCCACCAGGGAGCCTGTCAGTGTAGTGAGACGGTCGTACACACAGGAGCTTCTGGACATGGGCATCACGTTTGAGGAGCCAGTGGTCAGGACACACCACCCCACCAACCCATTTCTCTCAAGTGCCTCTG TTCCAAACATCACTCCCTCTAATGTGGAGGACGTAGACAACTTGTTCAAGAGCCTGCAACTAGAGAAAGTTGTTAATATATACCAGCTGGGGACCAAAGACACAg ACATAAACGAGGCCTGGGAGAGGCCAGGGTTTGGTGAGCAGCCCCATGAAGTAGCTGGATTGCTGGATGACACCCACACTGTAGTGATTGACCACCTACCCCGCGGCGTCTCTCCGAGTCGAATGAAGAACAAGCTGACCATTTACTTCCAGCGCAAGCACAACGGCGGCGGGGAGGTTGTGGATGTGACGTATCCCACCGCTCATCCTGACCAAGCCTACGTCACGTTCCGCAATCGCAGAG ATGTCAGGCAGGTTTTGAGACAGCCAAGTCGAGCGATTGCAGTGAACGAGCAACAGTTTCCCATCCAG GTGCCAGAGGGAATTGTGGGTGAGAAGGCGGCCATGTTCAAGAGCCTGCTGACGATGGAGGGCCACACTTTCAGCCCCACTGACGTGCTGGAGGCGGTGCAGGCGTGCCGGGACCTGCCCTCCGCCCTCAAGTACCTCTCTCACGAGTGCCCCATCTGCCAGGAGCAAGTGTGCTTCAGCAAG ATTATCACCATGACTCACTGCTCGTGTGCCTTCTGTGAAAGCTGCTTCAAAGCCTACTTCTCCTCCGTCATCAAAGAGAAGAGCATCGTGCACGCTGTGTGTCCCCTGTGCAATCATCCTGACGTGCGCGGAGCCCAGTGCTTGGAGGAGTCCGTGGAGTACTTCAGTCTCCTGGATACACAG ATCAGGCACTACCTTGACCCGGAGACCTACGAGCTGTTCCAGAGGAAGCTGAGGGACCGGGCACTGCAGGAGATGCCAAACTTCCGCTGGTGTGCCCAT tgctgCTTCGGGCTGCTGCATGAAGCCGAACGGCTGAGGATGGACTGCCCCAGCTGTGGCAAGAGCACCTGCTTCAAGTGCAAGAGTGCT tgggctcCCCAACACGAGGGCTTGTCCTGTGAGAAGTTCAAAGAGTGGCAGCTCCACAACAGTCCCGAGTACCAGAACACACGCCTAGAGCACCTCATGAGCAGAAACAAAATAG ATTGCCCAAAGTGCAAATTCCGATTCTACCTTTCGAAAGGTGGATGTCTTCACTTCAAATGCACACAGTGTCAGCATGAGTTCTGTGGAGGTTGTGGTCGACCTTTCAAGCTGGGCTCT GCTTGCGGGTTTTCTGCAGAGTGTAGCGCTAAGGGTCTACACGCCCACCACCCCAGGGACTGCCTGTACCACCTGAGAGACTGGAGTGTGCACAGGCTGCAAAGGCTGTTACAG ctTCACAGAGTGTCCCTTCCCCTCCTGATACGGCACAAACACGGAGCAGCAGGCAGAGACTGGAGAG gtgtgtgtggggtactCGAACACAAAGAGAGTGGCGCTACGAAGGATGAGCCGTGTGGTCGCCCAGCGCTCCAAGAGGACAATGGCTACTGCTC GTTCCACTATAAAGAGTGTCTTGTGGAGCTGGTCAACCAGAAGCATCTGGACCCAGCTCTCTTGTTCGACATCCAAGAGATGGTTGCCGAGCTACAGAGATGGAGGGTCCGGTTTCCACAGCAACAACCTCAGGAATCAGATCAGCTGTACAGAGAGCGTCTGAGAAAG ATTCTGACTGAGACAGTGGGTCTCTCTACTGGTGCCTTGGGCAGGAGCAAGAGAATGGagccctcctcttcctccccctccatctctgtcaggAACCCCTGGTCCAGCCCACAGGCCAGCCCTGCTAGGGGCCTGTCAGAAGACTcccagctcctgctgctgctcaatGACTAG
- the si:dkey-181m9.8 gene encoding uncharacterized protein si:dkey-181m9.8 isoform X1: protein MARVTAGQEYDTLAECNYCSPNEVLADVRSATATYTDLNLHVDFYCYPNNEKKKLVYLGGTIPVVYEGNVYNIPIRIWIHETHPKSPPKCSVCPSVFMVINAKSSFVDASGHVHLHCLNNWKIGWSSLSIVLEEMRAAFQRETPLFTAFPVGSVTLSTPPLPPLPGSADANASPYDSWPYSDSMSSQQNTSDLNRMSSSCAVQPDSNTLPKSSKSSQSLATREPVSVVRRSYTQELLDMGITFEEPVVRTHHPTNPFLSSASVPNITPSNVEDVDNLFKSLQLEKVVNIYQLGTKDTDINEAWERPGFGEQPHEVAGLLDDTHTVVIDHLPRGVSPSRMKNKLTIYFQRKHNGGGEVVDVTYPTAHPDQAYVTFRNRRDVRQVLRQPSRAIAVNEQQFPIQVKKFDRSQVRRPNKEQPGALMFHTQRETASCYPSESLVFEVPEGIVGEKAAMFKSLLTMEGHTFSPTDVLEAVQACRDLPSALKYLSHECPICQEQVCFSKIITMTHCSCAFCESCFKAYFSSVIKEKSIVHAVCPLCNHPDVRGAQCLEESVEYFSLLDTQIRHYLDPETYELFQRKLRDRALQEMPNFRWCAHCCFGLLHEAERLRMDCPSCGKSTCFKCKSAWAPQHEGLSCEKFKEWQLHNSPEYQNTRLEHLMSRNKIDCPKCKFRFYLSKGGCLHFKCTQCQHEFCGGCGRPFKLGSACGFSAECSAKGLHAHHPRDCLYHLRDWSVHRLQRLLQLHRVSLPLLIRHKHGAAGRDWRGVCGVLEHKESGATKDEPCGRPALQEDNGYCSFHYKECLVELVNQKHLDPALLFDIQEMVAELQRWRVRFPQQQPQESDQLYRERLRKILTETVGLSTGALGRSKRMEPSSSSPSISVRNPWSSPQASPARGLSEDSQLLLLLND, encoded by the exons ATGGCGCGAGTAACTGCGGGCCAGGAGTATGACACACTTGCTGAG TGCAACTATTGCTCCCCTAATGAGGTCCTGGCTGACGTTCGGAGTGCCACAGCCACTTACACAGACCTTAATCTCCACGTTGACTTTTACT GTTACCCTAATAATGAGAAGAAGAAGTTGGTTTACCTGGGCGGCACTATACCGGTTGTCTATGAAG gCAATGTGTACAACATCCCGATCCGTATATGGATCCACGAGACGCATCCCAAGAGTCCTCCCAagtgctctgtgtgtccctctgtcttCATGGTGATCAACGCCAAAAGCAGTTTCGTTGACGCAAGCGGCCACGTGCATCTTCACTGTCTGAACAATTGGAAAATC GGCTGGTCCAGCCTTTCCATAGTGCTGGAGGAGATGAGGGCAGCATTTCAAAGGGAAACCCCCCTCTTCACTGCATTTCCAGTGGGGTCTGTGACTCTGTCTACCCCTCCTCTGCCCCCGCTCCCTGGGTCAGCTGATGCCAACGCCTCCCCCTATGACAG CTGGCCTTACTCTGACAGTATGTcttcacaacaaaacacaagtgACCTAAACAGGATGTCCTCTTCGTGTGCAGTGCAGCCTGATAGCAATA CTCTACCCAAGAGTTCAAAATCCAGTCAGTCCCTAGCCACCAGGGAGCCTGTCAGTGTAGTGAGACGGTCGTACACACAGGAGCTTCTGGACATGGGCATCACGTTTGAGGAGCCAGTGGTCAGGACACACCACCCCACCAACCCATTTCTCTCAAGTGCCTCTG TTCCAAACATCACTCCCTCTAATGTGGAGGACGTAGACAACTTGTTCAAGAGCCTGCAACTAGAGAAAGTTGTTAATATATACCAGCTGGGGACCAAAGACACAg ACATAAACGAGGCCTGGGAGAGGCCAGGGTTTGGTGAGCAGCCCCATGAAGTAGCTGGATTGCTGGATGACACCCACACTGTAGTGATTGACCACCTACCCCGCGGCGTCTCTCCGAGTCGAATGAAGAACAAGCTGACCATTTACTTCCAGCGCAAGCACAACGGCGGCGGGGAGGTTGTGGATGTGACGTATCCCACCGCTCATCCTGACCAAGCCTACGTCACGTTCCGCAATCGCAGAG ATGTCAGGCAGGTTTTGAGACAGCCAAGTCGAGCGATTGCAGTGAACGAGCAACAGTTTCCCATCCAGGTGAAGAAATTTGATCGTTCTCAGGTGAGAAGGCCTAATAAAGAACAGCCTGGAGCTCTGATGTTTCACACCCAGAGGGAGACAGCTTCCTGCTACCCCTCAGAATCACTGGTGTTTGAG GTGCCAGAGGGAATTGTGGGTGAGAAGGCGGCCATGTTCAAGAGCCTGCTGACGATGGAGGGCCACACTTTCAGCCCCACTGACGTGCTGGAGGCGGTGCAGGCGTGCCGGGACCTGCCCTCCGCCCTCAAGTACCTCTCTCACGAGTGCCCCATCTGCCAGGAGCAAGTGTGCTTCAGCAAG ATTATCACCATGACTCACTGCTCGTGTGCCTTCTGTGAAAGCTGCTTCAAAGCCTACTTCTCCTCCGTCATCAAAGAGAAGAGCATCGTGCACGCTGTGTGTCCCCTGTGCAATCATCCTGACGTGCGCGGAGCCCAGTGCTTGGAGGAGTCCGTGGAGTACTTCAGTCTCCTGGATACACAG ATCAGGCACTACCTTGACCCGGAGACCTACGAGCTGTTCCAGAGGAAGCTGAGGGACCGGGCACTGCAGGAGATGCCAAACTTCCGCTGGTGTGCCCAT tgctgCTTCGGGCTGCTGCATGAAGCCGAACGGCTGAGGATGGACTGCCCCAGCTGTGGCAAGAGCACCTGCTTCAAGTGCAAGAGTGCT tgggctcCCCAACACGAGGGCTTGTCCTGTGAGAAGTTCAAAGAGTGGCAGCTCCACAACAGTCCCGAGTACCAGAACACACGCCTAGAGCACCTCATGAGCAGAAACAAAATAG ATTGCCCAAAGTGCAAATTCCGATTCTACCTTTCGAAAGGTGGATGTCTTCACTTCAAATGCACACAGTGTCAGCATGAGTTCTGTGGAGGTTGTGGTCGACCTTTCAAGCTGGGCTCT GCTTGCGGGTTTTCTGCAGAGTGTAGCGCTAAGGGTCTACACGCCCACCACCCCAGGGACTGCCTGTACCACCTGAGAGACTGGAGTGTGCACAGGCTGCAAAGGCTGTTACAG ctTCACAGAGTGTCCCTTCCCCTCCTGATACGGCACAAACACGGAGCAGCAGGCAGAGACTGGAGAG gtgtgtgtggggtactCGAACACAAAGAGAGTGGCGCTACGAAGGATGAGCCGTGTGGTCGCCCAGCGCTCCAAGAGGACAATGGCTACTGCTC GTTCCACTATAAAGAGTGTCTTGTGGAGCTGGTCAACCAGAAGCATCTGGACCCAGCTCTCTTGTTCGACATCCAAGAGATGGTTGCCGAGCTACAGAGATGGAGGGTCCGGTTTCCACAGCAACAACCTCAGGAATCAGATCAGCTGTACAGAGAGCGTCTGAGAAAG ATTCTGACTGAGACAGTGGGTCTCTCTACTGGTGCCTTGGGCAGGAGCAAGAGAATGGagccctcctcttcctccccctccatctctgtcaggAACCCCTGGTCCAGCCCACAGGCCAGCCCTGCTAGGGGCCTGTCAGAAGACTcccagctcctgctgctgctcaatGACTAG
- the si:dkey-181m9.8 gene encoding uncharacterized protein si:dkey-181m9.8 isoform X2, giving the protein MARVTAGQEYDTLAECNYCSPNEVLADVRSATATYTDLNLHVDFYCYPNNEKKKLVYLGGTIPVVYEGNVYNIPIRIWIHETHPKSPPKCSVCPSVFMVINAKSSFVDASGHVHLHCLNNWKIGWSSLSIVLEEMRAAFQRETPLFTAFPVGSVTLSTPPLPPLPGSADANASPYDSWPYSDSMSSQQNTSDLNRMSSSCAVQPDSNTLPKSSKSSQSLATREPVSVVRRSYTQELLDMGITFEEPVVRTHHPTNPFLSSASVPNITPSNVEDVDNLFKSLQLEKVVNIYQLGTKDTDINEAWERPGFGEQPHEVAGLLDDTHTVVIDHLPRGVSPSRMKNKLTIYFQRKHNGGGEVVDVTYPTAHPDQAYVTFRNRRDVRQVLRQPSRAIAVNEQQFPIQVKKFDRSQVPEGIVGEKAAMFKSLLTMEGHTFSPTDVLEAVQACRDLPSALKYLSHECPICQEQVCFSKIITMTHCSCAFCESCFKAYFSSVIKEKSIVHAVCPLCNHPDVRGAQCLEESVEYFSLLDTQIRHYLDPETYELFQRKLRDRALQEMPNFRWCAHCCFGLLHEAERLRMDCPSCGKSTCFKCKSAWAPQHEGLSCEKFKEWQLHNSPEYQNTRLEHLMSRNKIDCPKCKFRFYLSKGGCLHFKCTQCQHEFCGGCGRPFKLGSACGFSAECSAKGLHAHHPRDCLYHLRDWSVHRLQRLLQLHRVSLPLLIRHKHGAAGRDWRGVCGVLEHKESGATKDEPCGRPALQEDNGYCSFHYKECLVELVNQKHLDPALLFDIQEMVAELQRWRVRFPQQQPQESDQLYRERLRKILTETVGLSTGALGRSKRMEPSSSSPSISVRNPWSSPQASPARGLSEDSQLLLLLND; this is encoded by the exons ATGGCGCGAGTAACTGCGGGCCAGGAGTATGACACACTTGCTGAG TGCAACTATTGCTCCCCTAATGAGGTCCTGGCTGACGTTCGGAGTGCCACAGCCACTTACACAGACCTTAATCTCCACGTTGACTTTTACT GTTACCCTAATAATGAGAAGAAGAAGTTGGTTTACCTGGGCGGCACTATACCGGTTGTCTATGAAG gCAATGTGTACAACATCCCGATCCGTATATGGATCCACGAGACGCATCCCAAGAGTCCTCCCAagtgctctgtgtgtccctctgtcttCATGGTGATCAACGCCAAAAGCAGTTTCGTTGACGCAAGCGGCCACGTGCATCTTCACTGTCTGAACAATTGGAAAATC GGCTGGTCCAGCCTTTCCATAGTGCTGGAGGAGATGAGGGCAGCATTTCAAAGGGAAACCCCCCTCTTCACTGCATTTCCAGTGGGGTCTGTGACTCTGTCTACCCCTCCTCTGCCCCCGCTCCCTGGGTCAGCTGATGCCAACGCCTCCCCCTATGACAG CTGGCCTTACTCTGACAGTATGTcttcacaacaaaacacaagtgACCTAAACAGGATGTCCTCTTCGTGTGCAGTGCAGCCTGATAGCAATA CTCTACCCAAGAGTTCAAAATCCAGTCAGTCCCTAGCCACCAGGGAGCCTGTCAGTGTAGTGAGACGGTCGTACACACAGGAGCTTCTGGACATGGGCATCACGTTTGAGGAGCCAGTGGTCAGGACACACCACCCCACCAACCCATTTCTCTCAAGTGCCTCTG TTCCAAACATCACTCCCTCTAATGTGGAGGACGTAGACAACTTGTTCAAGAGCCTGCAACTAGAGAAAGTTGTTAATATATACCAGCTGGGGACCAAAGACACAg ACATAAACGAGGCCTGGGAGAGGCCAGGGTTTGGTGAGCAGCCCCATGAAGTAGCTGGATTGCTGGATGACACCCACACTGTAGTGATTGACCACCTACCCCGCGGCGTCTCTCCGAGTCGAATGAAGAACAAGCTGACCATTTACTTCCAGCGCAAGCACAACGGCGGCGGGGAGGTTGTGGATGTGACGTATCCCACCGCTCATCCTGACCAAGCCTACGTCACGTTCCGCAATCGCAGAG ATGTCAGGCAGGTTTTGAGACAGCCAAGTCGAGCGATTGCAGTGAACGAGCAACAGTTTCCCATCCAGGTGAAGAAATTTGATCGTTCTCAG GTGCCAGAGGGAATTGTGGGTGAGAAGGCGGCCATGTTCAAGAGCCTGCTGACGATGGAGGGCCACACTTTCAGCCCCACTGACGTGCTGGAGGCGGTGCAGGCGTGCCGGGACCTGCCCTCCGCCCTCAAGTACCTCTCTCACGAGTGCCCCATCTGCCAGGAGCAAGTGTGCTTCAGCAAG ATTATCACCATGACTCACTGCTCGTGTGCCTTCTGTGAAAGCTGCTTCAAAGCCTACTTCTCCTCCGTCATCAAAGAGAAGAGCATCGTGCACGCTGTGTGTCCCCTGTGCAATCATCCTGACGTGCGCGGAGCCCAGTGCTTGGAGGAGTCCGTGGAGTACTTCAGTCTCCTGGATACACAG ATCAGGCACTACCTTGACCCGGAGACCTACGAGCTGTTCCAGAGGAAGCTGAGGGACCGGGCACTGCAGGAGATGCCAAACTTCCGCTGGTGTGCCCAT tgctgCTTCGGGCTGCTGCATGAAGCCGAACGGCTGAGGATGGACTGCCCCAGCTGTGGCAAGAGCACCTGCTTCAAGTGCAAGAGTGCT tgggctcCCCAACACGAGGGCTTGTCCTGTGAGAAGTTCAAAGAGTGGCAGCTCCACAACAGTCCCGAGTACCAGAACACACGCCTAGAGCACCTCATGAGCAGAAACAAAATAG ATTGCCCAAAGTGCAAATTCCGATTCTACCTTTCGAAAGGTGGATGTCTTCACTTCAAATGCACACAGTGTCAGCATGAGTTCTGTGGAGGTTGTGGTCGACCTTTCAAGCTGGGCTCT GCTTGCGGGTTTTCTGCAGAGTGTAGCGCTAAGGGTCTACACGCCCACCACCCCAGGGACTGCCTGTACCACCTGAGAGACTGGAGTGTGCACAGGCTGCAAAGGCTGTTACAG ctTCACAGAGTGTCCCTTCCCCTCCTGATACGGCACAAACACGGAGCAGCAGGCAGAGACTGGAGAG gtgtgtgtggggtactCGAACACAAAGAGAGTGGCGCTACGAAGGATGAGCCGTGTGGTCGCCCAGCGCTCCAAGAGGACAATGGCTACTGCTC GTTCCACTATAAAGAGTGTCTTGTGGAGCTGGTCAACCAGAAGCATCTGGACCCAGCTCTCTTGTTCGACATCCAAGAGATGGTTGCCGAGCTACAGAGATGGAGGGTCCGGTTTCCACAGCAACAACCTCAGGAATCAGATCAGCTGTACAGAGAGCGTCTGAGAAAG ATTCTGACTGAGACAGTGGGTCTCTCTACTGGTGCCTTGGGCAGGAGCAAGAGAATGGagccctcctcttcctccccctccatctctgtcaggAACCCCTGGTCCAGCCCACAGGCCAGCCCTGCTAGGGGCCTGTCAGAAGACTcccagctcctgctgctgctcaatGACTAG
- the impa1 gene encoding inositol monophosphatase 1, which produces MPDLWQEAMDHAVVLARKSGEIVREALQNEMKVMCKSSSVDLVTKTDQKVEQLIIASVKDKFPTHSFIGEESVAAGQPCILSDNPTWIVDPVDGTTNFVHGYPFIAISIGFAADKQLEFGVVYSCLEDKMYTARKGKGAFCNGQPLQVSDQTDINQSIIATEFGSNRDPEVVDKIFSSMRKVLCLPIHGMRGAGTAATNMCLVAAGSAEAYYEIGIHCWDIAAGAVIVSEAGGVLMDVGGGPLDMMSRRVVAANNKTIAQRLIKEIEAYPATRDDAPIDSKE; this is translated from the exons ATGCCAGACCTTTGGCAAGAAGCCATGGACCACGCTGTGGTCTTGGCTCGGAAGTCTGGAGAG ATTGTCAGGGAGGCGCTGCAGAATGAGATGAAGGTCATGTGCAAGAGTTCCTCGGTAGACCTGGTCACCAAGACTGACCAGAAGGTGGAGCAGCTCATCATCGCTTCTGTCAAAGACAAGTTTCCCACACACAG CTTCATAGGAGAGGAGTCTGTGGCGGCTGGGCAGCCTTGTATTCTTTCAGACAACCCAACTTGGATTGTTGACCCTGTGGATGGGACCACCAACTTTGTGCATGG ATACCCATTTATAGCCATTTCAATTGGATTTGCTGCTGATAAGCAG CTTGAGTTTGGAGTGGTTTACAGCTGTCTGGAGGATAAGATGTACACAGCTCGGAAGGGCAAGGGGGCCTTTTGTAATGGCCAGCCTCTTCAAGTGTCTGACCAGACAG ATATCAATCAGTCCATCATTGCCACAGAGTTTGGCTCTAACAGAGATCCAGAGGTTGTTGACAAGATTTTTTCCAGCATGAGAAAAGTCCTATGCCTCCCTATCCATGG GATGCGAGGTGCAGGCACTGCTGCTACCAACATGTGTCTGGTGGCCGCAGGCTCCGCGGAGGCCTACTATGAGATCGGCATTCACTGCTGGGATATCGCTGCTGGCGCTGTCATTGTGTCGGAGGCAGGGGGAGTCCTCATGGATGTGGGAG GAGGACCATTAGACATGATGTCCAGAAGAGTGGTGGCAGCCAACAACAAGACAATCGCACAAAGACTGATCAAGGAGATCGAGGCATATCCTGCCACAAGAGATGATGCTCCAATAGATTCAAAGGAATGA